In Daphnia magna isolate NIES linkage group LG5, ASM2063170v1.1, whole genome shotgun sequence, a single genomic region encodes these proteins:
- the LOC116922738 gene encoding guanine nucleotide-binding protein G(q) subunit alpha isoform X1 has translation MPSLTTMNCAGRSLVDQLSCCFQRRDMDGNPRQPSLVPPLLAIPALKPKKSRIRMDVVMLLQGTGESGKSTFIKQMRIIHGAGYSDEDKRGFIKLVYQNIFMAMQSMIRAMDMLHISYGDSPNIEKAELVRSVDYETVTTFESPYVEAIRDLWRDAGIQECYDRRREYQLTDSAKYYLEALDRIAAPDYLPTQQDILRVRVPTTGIIEYPFDLQEIRFRMVDVGGQRSERRKWIHCFENVTSIIFLVALSEYDQILFESDNENRMEESKALFRTIITYPWFQHSSVILFLNKKDLLEEKIIYSHIVDYFPEYDGPQRDAIAAREFILRMFVDLNPDSDKIIYSHFTCATDTENIRFVFAAVKDTILQLNLREYNLV, from the exons ATGCCCAGCTTGACAACAATGAATTGCGCTGGTCGTTCGCTAGTGGATCAGCTCTCGTGCTGCTTCCAGCGACGGGATATGGATGGCAATCCCAGACAGCCTTCACTGGTTCCGCCATTACTAGCCATACCTGCCTTGAAACCGAAAAAGTCACGCATTAGAATGGACGTCGTGATGCTTTTGCAGG GTACGGGAGAATCGGGGAAATCTACTTTCATCAAGCAGATGCGCATCATTCACGGTGCCGGTTATTCCGACGAAGACAAACGGGGTTTTATCAAACTCGTCTATCAAAACATATTCATGGCAATGCAGAGCATGATACGAGCCATGGATATGTTACACATTTCTTACGGAGACTCGCCTAATATA GAAAAAGCGGAACTAGTCCGGTCCGTTGACTACGAAACTGTCACAACTTTTGAAAGCCCTTACGTCGAAGCCATACGGGACTTGTGGAGAGATGCCGGCATACAAGAATGCTATGACCGGAGGCGTGAATATCAACTCACTGATTCTGCTAAATA CTATTTAGAAGCGCTAGATCGTATTGCCGCTCCGGATTATTTACCCACGCAGCAAGATATTTTGCGCGTTCGTGTCCCTACAACGGGCATCATCGAATATCCATTTGACCTGCAAGAGATCCGCTTCAG GATGGTGGACGTGGGTGGACAGCGATCCGAACGACGGAAATGGATtcattgttttgaaaatgttaCTTCCATCATCTTCCTCGTTGCATTAA GCGAGTACGATCAGATTCTTTTTGAATCAGACAACGAGAACCGAATGGAAGAGTCCAAGGCTTTATTCCGCACTATCATCACGTATCCATGGTTCCAGCACTCGTCAGTCATCttgtttttgaacaaaaaagaTCTTCTAGAAGAGAAGATTATTTACTCCCACATAGTCGACTACTTCCCCGAATATGACG GACCACAGCGTGATGCCATAGCAGCTCGGGAGTTTATTTTACGGATGTTTGTCGACCTGAATCCAGATTCGGATAAAATCATTTACTCCCATTTTACGTGTGCTACAG ATACGGAGAatattcgttttgtttttgccgccGTTAAGGATACTATTCTGCAACTCAACTTGCGGGAGTACAATTTGGTGTGA
- the LOC116922738 gene encoding guanine nucleotide-binding protein G(q) subunit alpha isoform X4: MACCLSEEAKEQRRINQEIEKQLRRDKQNARKELKLLLLGTGESGKSTFIKQMRIIHGAGYSDEDKRGFIKLVYQNIFMAMQSMIRAMDMLHISYGDSPNIEKAELVRSVDYETVTTFESPYVEAIRDLWRDAGIQECYDRRREYQLTDSAKYYLDDMERIALPSYLPSEQDILRARIATTGIIEYPFDLDSILFRMVDVGGQRSERRKWIHCFENVTSIIFLVALSEYDQILFESDNENRMEESKALFRTIITYPWFQHSSVILFLNKKDLLEEKIIYSHIVDYFPEYDGPQRDAIAAREFILRMFVDLNPDSDKIIYSHFTCATDTENIRFVFAAVKDTILQLNLREYNLV, translated from the exons ATGGCCTGCTGCCTGTCTGAAGAAGCCAAAGAACAACGACGGATAAAccaagaaattgaaaaacagcTGCGAAGAGACAAACAGAATGCCAGAAAAGAACTCAAACTGCTCTTGCTCG GTACGGGAGAATCGGGGAAATCTACTTTCATCAAGCAGATGCGCATCATTCACGGTGCCGGTTATTCCGACGAAGACAAACGGGGTTTTATCAAACTCGTCTATCAAAACATATTCATGGCAATGCAGAGCATGATACGAGCCATGGATATGTTACACATTTCTTACGGAGACTCGCCTAATATA GAAAAAGCGGAACTAGTCCGGTCCGTTGACTACGAAACTGTCACAACTTTTGAAAGCCCTTACGTCGAAGCCATACGGGACTTGTGGAGAGATGCCGGCATACAAGAATGCTATGACCGGAGGCGTGAATATCAACTCACTGATTCTGCTAAATA CTATTTGGACGACATGGAACGGATTGCATTGCCCAGTTATCTGCCATCTGAACAAGATATTCTTCGCGCTCGTATTGCAACTACTGGAATCATTGAATATCCATTCGACTTGGATTCGATCCTTTTTCG GATGGTGGACGTGGGTGGACAGCGATCCGAACGACGGAAATGGATtcattgttttgaaaatgttaCTTCCATCATCTTCCTCGTTGCATTAA GCGAGTACGATCAGATTCTTTTTGAATCAGACAACGAGAACCGAATGGAAGAGTCCAAGGCTTTATTCCGCACTATCATCACGTATCCATGGTTCCAGCACTCGTCAGTCATCttgtttttgaacaaaaaagaTCTTCTAGAAGAGAAGATTATTTACTCCCACATAGTCGACTACTTCCCCGAATATGACG GACCACAGCGTGATGCCATAGCAGCTCGGGAGTTTATTTTACGGATGTTTGTCGACCTGAATCCAGATTCGGATAAAATCATTTACTCCCATTTTACGTGTGCTACAG ATACGGAGAatattcgttttgtttttgccgccGTTAAGGATACTATTCTGCAACTCAACTTGCGGGAGTACAATTTGGTGTGA
- the LOC116922738 gene encoding guanine nucleotide-binding protein G(q) subunit alpha isoform X2, with protein MPSLTTMNCAGRSLVDQLSCCFQRRDMDGNPRQPSLVPPLLAIPALKPKKSRIRMDVVMLLQGTGESGKSTFIKQMRIIHGAGYSDEDKRGFIKLVYQNIFMAMQSMIRAMDMLHISYGDSPNIEKAELVRSVDYETVTTFESPYVEAIRDLWRDAGIQECYDRRREYQLTDSAKYYLDDMERIALPSYLPSEQDILRARIATTGIIEYPFDLDSILFRMVDVGGQRSERRKWIHCFENVTSIIFLVALSEYDQILFESDNENRMEESKALFRTIITYPWFQHSSVILFLNKKDLLEEKIIYSHIVDYFPEYDGPQRDAIAAREFILRMFVDLNPDSDKIIYSHFTCATDTENIRFVFAAVKDTILQLNLREYNLV; from the exons ATGCCCAGCTTGACAACAATGAATTGCGCTGGTCGTTCGCTAGTGGATCAGCTCTCGTGCTGCTTCCAGCGACGGGATATGGATGGCAATCCCAGACAGCCTTCACTGGTTCCGCCATTACTAGCCATACCTGCCTTGAAACCGAAAAAGTCACGCATTAGAATGGACGTCGTGATGCTTTTGCAGG GTACGGGAGAATCGGGGAAATCTACTTTCATCAAGCAGATGCGCATCATTCACGGTGCCGGTTATTCCGACGAAGACAAACGGGGTTTTATCAAACTCGTCTATCAAAACATATTCATGGCAATGCAGAGCATGATACGAGCCATGGATATGTTACACATTTCTTACGGAGACTCGCCTAATATA GAAAAAGCGGAACTAGTCCGGTCCGTTGACTACGAAACTGTCACAACTTTTGAAAGCCCTTACGTCGAAGCCATACGGGACTTGTGGAGAGATGCCGGCATACAAGAATGCTATGACCGGAGGCGTGAATATCAACTCACTGATTCTGCTAAATA CTATTTGGACGACATGGAACGGATTGCATTGCCCAGTTATCTGCCATCTGAACAAGATATTCTTCGCGCTCGTATTGCAACTACTGGAATCATTGAATATCCATTCGACTTGGATTCGATCCTTTTTCG GATGGTGGACGTGGGTGGACAGCGATCCGAACGACGGAAATGGATtcattgttttgaaaatgttaCTTCCATCATCTTCCTCGTTGCATTAA GCGAGTACGATCAGATTCTTTTTGAATCAGACAACGAGAACCGAATGGAAGAGTCCAAGGCTTTATTCCGCACTATCATCACGTATCCATGGTTCCAGCACTCGTCAGTCATCttgtttttgaacaaaaaagaTCTTCTAGAAGAGAAGATTATTTACTCCCACATAGTCGACTACTTCCCCGAATATGACG GACCACAGCGTGATGCCATAGCAGCTCGGGAGTTTATTTTACGGATGTTTGTCGACCTGAATCCAGATTCGGATAAAATCATTTACTCCCATTTTACGTGTGCTACAG ATACGGAGAatattcgttttgtttttgccgccGTTAAGGATACTATTCTGCAACTCAACTTGCGGGAGTACAATTTGGTGTGA
- the LOC116922737 gene encoding GA-binding protein subunit beta-1 isoform X2 yields the protein MVEMGKKLLEAASENNLESVRSLMTGGAPFTGNWLGTTPLHAAAKAGHVETVELLLKAGIFRDAKTKVDRTALQMAAEEGYTTIVQMLLEHGADINSKDMLRMTALHWAVERGHRDVVTVLLSYGADVVVFNKFDKTAMDIACDNGFEDIALQLEAAMLQRNNKTHSPIVNGRTEAVRHVNSSHEISSVKSPTWKTSPEEDALEKLTANTLNSESTSHEALKLLESHGISFLPVDNSTLLTSALESGQSIGLTEAGKMALNHLKKDSHSVAQSAQVAPVAKKPKLSSTPSSGHPRVVTITAEQFMAIAGRLQNRGNSTGKPVIFSLPKNFSLSTEKISNTKLAAPLAANAIAASKAPIPRLDSSAPGSIASQDLHNSLTTEPATEAKPPQLHLSMPILIEDEPCSEPTSIEVKSTNGQYHEDHIPAPSEFDLVSSQEVSMPSLDISSPSIAMIETNNIAMHNSASANVTPTVNSETDDMKLHFFKSGQLKGSARTTPITILCQRKRRKSVTLEEADEEDCPTNAVALAPMHSRSAQTQGQQHHQPTLNNAAPPLDADDDMFVNDESESCHGNNNPPVWLSIMEEENSQFSAGAADNDDDLLDPSRLAAQLASIRQAASQYSFSS from the exons ATGGTTGAAATGGGAAAGAAACTATTGGAAGCAGCATCAGAGAATAACCTAGAATCAGTAAGATCGCTAATGACAGGTGGAGCACCCTTCACTGGAAATTGG CTTGGTACAACACCTTTGCATGCAGCTGCGAAAGCAGGCCATGTTGAAACTGTAGAGTTGCTACTTAAAGCTGGCATATTCAGGGATGCTAAAACCAAAGTTGACCGAACTGCCTTACAAATGGCAGCTGAGGAAGGTTATACCACTATTGTTCAAATGCTATTAGAACATGGTGCAGATATCAATAGCAAAGATATGTTAAGGATGACAGCCCTTCATTGGGCTGTTGAACGCGGCCACCGAGACGTTGTCACGGTTCTCCTTTCGTATGGAGCTGATGTCGtagtttttaataaatttgACAAAACGGCAATGGATATAGCCTGTGATAATGGCTTTGAAGATATTGCGCTGCAACTTGAG GCTGCGATGCTtcaaagaaataataaaaccCATAGTCCCATTGTCAACGGAAGAACAGAAGCGGTCAGGCATGTAAATTCTAGCCATGAAATCAGCTCAGTAAAAAGCCCTACATGGAAAACTTCACCTGAAGAAGATGCCTTGGAAAAATTGACTGCCAACACGCTTAACT cTGAATCGACGTCACATGAAGctttgaaactgctggaatCCCACGGTATTTCCTTTTTACCAGTAGATAACTCGACATTATTGACTTCAGCCCTCGAAAGCGGGCAGAGTATTGGTCTGACAG AAGCTGGCAAAATGGCATTAAATCATTTGAAGAAAGATAGCCATTCTGTAGCTCAATCTGCTCAAGTCGCACCGGTGGCAAAGAAACCAAAGCTTTCGTCTACGCCTAGTTCTGGTCATCCAAGAGTTGTCACAATTACCGCTGAACAGTTTATGGCAATTGCCGGCCGGTTGCAAAATAGAGGAAATAGTACTGGCAAACCTGTGATTTTTTCACTCCCGAAAAACTTCTCTCTTTCAACCGAGAAAATTTCCAATACCAAGCTCGCAGCGCCATTAGCCGCCAATGCAATCGCTGCAAGCAAAGCGCCAATTCCACGACTAGATTCAAGTGCGCCAGGGTCGATCGCGAGTCAAGATTTGCACAATTCCTTGACAACTGAGCCTGCAACGGAAGCTAAACCACCCCAACTTCATTTGAGTATGCCTATTTTGATCGAGGATGAACCATGTTCAGAACCAACTTCAATTGAAGTTAAAAGCACAAATGGTCAATATCACGAAGACCATATACCTGCACCATCCGAGTTTGATTTGGTCTCATCCCAAGAAGTCTCCATGCCTTCCTTGGACATCTCGTCTCCATCAATAGCGATGATAGAAACGAACAATATTGCAATGCATAATTCTGCTAGCGCTAATGTTACGCCAACAGTGAACTCTGAGACGGACGATATGAaacttcattttttcaaatctggTCAACTTAAAGGATCAGCTCGTACGACTCCCATCACAATTCTGTGTCAAAGAAAACGGAGAAAATCTGTGACGTTAGAAGAAGCAGACGAAGAAGACTGTCCAACAAACGCTGTGGCATTAGCGCCAATGCATTCCAGGTCAGCCCAGACGCAAGGTCAGCAACATCACCAACCTACCTTGAACAACGCTGCGCCACCGCTGGATGCCGATGACGACATGTTTGTCAATGATGAGTCAGAATCGTGTCACGGTAACAACAACCCGCCGGTCTGGCTCTCGAttatggaagaagaaaacagtcAGTTCTCAGCCGGCGCGGCCGATAATGACGATGACCTTCTCGACCCCAGCCGATTGGCCGCGCAACTGGCTTCCATACGACAGGCTGCCTCCCAGTATTCCTTCAGTAGTTGA
- the LOC116922737 gene encoding protein phosphatase 1 regulatory subunit 12A isoform X1, with the protein MDHNQILLDAVIEFPSQLLGENSDGQQQEGSLLLSQANQLPISNQNMVEMGKKLLEAASENNLESVRSLMTGGAPFTGNWLGTTPLHAAAKAGHVETVELLLKAGIFRDAKTKVDRTALQMAAEEGYTTIVQMLLEHGADINSKDMLRMTALHWAVERGHRDVVTVLLSYGADVVVFNKFDKTAMDIACDNGFEDIALQLEAAMLQRNNKTHSPIVNGRTEAVRHVNSSHEISSVKSPTWKTSPEEDALEKLTANTLNSESTSHEALKLLESHGISFLPVDNSTLLTSALESGQSIGLTEAGKMALNHLKKDSHSVAQSAQVAPVAKKPKLSSTPSSGHPRVVTITAEQFMAIAGRLQNRGNSTGKPVIFSLPKNFSLSTEKISNTKLAAPLAANAIAASKAPIPRLDSSAPGSIASQDLHNSLTTEPATEAKPPQLHLSMPILIEDEPCSEPTSIEVKSTNGQYHEDHIPAPSEFDLVSSQEVSMPSLDISSPSIAMIETNNIAMHNSASANVTPTVNSETDDMKLHFFKSGQLKGSARTTPITILCQRKRRKSVTLEEADEEDCPTNAVALAPMHSRSAQTQGQQHHQPTLNNAAPPLDADDDMFVNDESESCHGNNNPPVWLSIMEEENSQFSAGAADNDDDLLDPSRLAAQLASIRQAASQYSFSS; encoded by the exons ATGGATCATAATCAAATTTTACTGGATGCTGTG ATAGAGTTTCCTTCACAGCTTCTTGGAGAAAACAGTGATGGCCAACAGCAAGAAGGTTCACTTCTTTTATCCCAAGCAAATCAGCTGCCCATCTCTAACCAGAATATGGTTGAAATGGGAAAGAAACTATTGGAAGCAGCATCAGAGAATAACCTAGAATCAGTAAGATCGCTAATGACAGGTGGAGCACCCTTCACTGGAAATTGG CTTGGTACAACACCTTTGCATGCAGCTGCGAAAGCAGGCCATGTTGAAACTGTAGAGTTGCTACTTAAAGCTGGCATATTCAGGGATGCTAAAACCAAAGTTGACCGAACTGCCTTACAAATGGCAGCTGAGGAAGGTTATACCACTATTGTTCAAATGCTATTAGAACATGGTGCAGATATCAATAGCAAAGATATGTTAAGGATGACAGCCCTTCATTGGGCTGTTGAACGCGGCCACCGAGACGTTGTCACGGTTCTCCTTTCGTATGGAGCTGATGTCGtagtttttaataaatttgACAAAACGGCAATGGATATAGCCTGTGATAATGGCTTTGAAGATATTGCGCTGCAACTTGAG GCTGCGATGCTtcaaagaaataataaaaccCATAGTCCCATTGTCAACGGAAGAACAGAAGCGGTCAGGCATGTAAATTCTAGCCATGAAATCAGCTCAGTAAAAAGCCCTACATGGAAAACTTCACCTGAAGAAGATGCCTTGGAAAAATTGACTGCCAACACGCTTAACT cTGAATCGACGTCACATGAAGctttgaaactgctggaatCCCACGGTATTTCCTTTTTACCAGTAGATAACTCGACATTATTGACTTCAGCCCTCGAAAGCGGGCAGAGTATTGGTCTGACAG AAGCTGGCAAAATGGCATTAAATCATTTGAAGAAAGATAGCCATTCTGTAGCTCAATCTGCTCAAGTCGCACCGGTGGCAAAGAAACCAAAGCTTTCGTCTACGCCTAGTTCTGGTCATCCAAGAGTTGTCACAATTACCGCTGAACAGTTTATGGCAATTGCCGGCCGGTTGCAAAATAGAGGAAATAGTACTGGCAAACCTGTGATTTTTTCACTCCCGAAAAACTTCTCTCTTTCAACCGAGAAAATTTCCAATACCAAGCTCGCAGCGCCATTAGCCGCCAATGCAATCGCTGCAAGCAAAGCGCCAATTCCACGACTAGATTCAAGTGCGCCAGGGTCGATCGCGAGTCAAGATTTGCACAATTCCTTGACAACTGAGCCTGCAACGGAAGCTAAACCACCCCAACTTCATTTGAGTATGCCTATTTTGATCGAGGATGAACCATGTTCAGAACCAACTTCAATTGAAGTTAAAAGCACAAATGGTCAATATCACGAAGACCATATACCTGCACCATCCGAGTTTGATTTGGTCTCATCCCAAGAAGTCTCCATGCCTTCCTTGGACATCTCGTCTCCATCAATAGCGATGATAGAAACGAACAATATTGCAATGCATAATTCTGCTAGCGCTAATGTTACGCCAACAGTGAACTCTGAGACGGACGATATGAaacttcattttttcaaatctggTCAACTTAAAGGATCAGCTCGTACGACTCCCATCACAATTCTGTGTCAAAGAAAACGGAGAAAATCTGTGACGTTAGAAGAAGCAGACGAAGAAGACTGTCCAACAAACGCTGTGGCATTAGCGCCAATGCATTCCAGGTCAGCCCAGACGCAAGGTCAGCAACATCACCAACCTACCTTGAACAACGCTGCGCCACCGCTGGATGCCGATGACGACATGTTTGTCAATGATGAGTCAGAATCGTGTCACGGTAACAACAACCCGCCGGTCTGGCTCTCGAttatggaagaagaaaacagtcAGTTCTCAGCCGGCGCGGCCGATAATGACGATGACCTTCTCGACCCCAGCCGATTGGCCGCGCAACTGGCTTCCATACGACAGGCTGCCTCCCAGTATTCCTTCAGTAGTTGA
- the LOC116922738 gene encoding guanine nucleotide-binding protein G(q) subunit alpha isoform X3 produces MACCLSEEAKEQRRINQEIEKQLRRDKQNARKELKLLLLGTGESGKSTFIKQMRIIHGAGYSDEDKRGFIKLVYQNIFMAMQSMIRAMDMLHISYGDSPNIEKAELVRSVDYETVTTFESPYVEAIRDLWRDAGIQECYDRRREYQLTDSAKYYLEALDRIAAPDYLPTQQDILRVRVPTTGIIEYPFDLQEIRFRMVDVGGQRSERRKWIHCFENVTSIIFLVALSEYDQILFESDNENRMEESKALFRTIITYPWFQHSSVILFLNKKDLLEEKIIYSHIVDYFPEYDGPQRDAIAAREFILRMFVDLNPDSDKIIYSHFTCATDTENIRFVFAAVKDTILQLNLREYNLV; encoded by the exons ATGGCCTGCTGCCTGTCTGAAGAAGCCAAAGAACAACGACGGATAAAccaagaaattgaaaaacagcTGCGAAGAGACAAACAGAATGCCAGAAAAGAACTCAAACTGCTCTTGCTCG GTACGGGAGAATCGGGGAAATCTACTTTCATCAAGCAGATGCGCATCATTCACGGTGCCGGTTATTCCGACGAAGACAAACGGGGTTTTATCAAACTCGTCTATCAAAACATATTCATGGCAATGCAGAGCATGATACGAGCCATGGATATGTTACACATTTCTTACGGAGACTCGCCTAATATA GAAAAAGCGGAACTAGTCCGGTCCGTTGACTACGAAACTGTCACAACTTTTGAAAGCCCTTACGTCGAAGCCATACGGGACTTGTGGAGAGATGCCGGCATACAAGAATGCTATGACCGGAGGCGTGAATATCAACTCACTGATTCTGCTAAATA CTATTTAGAAGCGCTAGATCGTATTGCCGCTCCGGATTATTTACCCACGCAGCAAGATATTTTGCGCGTTCGTGTCCCTACAACGGGCATCATCGAATATCCATTTGACCTGCAAGAGATCCGCTTCAG GATGGTGGACGTGGGTGGACAGCGATCCGAACGACGGAAATGGATtcattgttttgaaaatgttaCTTCCATCATCTTCCTCGTTGCATTAA GCGAGTACGATCAGATTCTTTTTGAATCAGACAACGAGAACCGAATGGAAGAGTCCAAGGCTTTATTCCGCACTATCATCACGTATCCATGGTTCCAGCACTCGTCAGTCATCttgtttttgaacaaaaaagaTCTTCTAGAAGAGAAGATTATTTACTCCCACATAGTCGACTACTTCCCCGAATATGACG GACCACAGCGTGATGCCATAGCAGCTCGGGAGTTTATTTTACGGATGTTTGTCGACCTGAATCCAGATTCGGATAAAATCATTTACTCCCATTTTACGTGTGCTACAG ATACGGAGAatattcgttttgtttttgccgccGTTAAGGATACTATTCTGCAACTCAACTTGCGGGAGTACAATTTGGTGTGA